One Ricinus communis isolate WT05 ecotype wild-type chromosome 7, ASM1957865v1, whole genome shotgun sequence genomic region harbors:
- the LOC8284997 gene encoding ycf20-like protein isoform X1 has translation MQSEEVDFVVSFLLMATVMTYSNHPTTAKLPSRESLRSHTLVVSLTSCSHKPVCAFAHKLYSQSSHVYVAEPFWDNNFRRITWQIRSSADSSGLDPSSSGRTRGGTRLLRAIQALQTKIVARIQEIRKNLPIKLLFFLVGFYCATAFATVIGQTGDWDILSAALAVAVVEGIGALMYRASFPLFNNMRSLITMFNYWKAGLSLGLFLDSFKYKIDDVLNSCNPFYFEMDIFPVFFG, from the exons ATGCAATCTGAGGAGGTTGATTTTGTGGTATCCTTTCTG CTAATGGCAACAGTAATGACATACTCTAACCATCCAACAACTGCTAAGCTTCCATCTAGAGAGTCTCTTAGATCTCACACTCTAGTTGTAAGCTTAACATCGTGCTCTCATAAGCCTGTTTGTGCCTTCGCCCACAAACTCTATTCTCAATCTTCTCACGTCTATGTAGCTGAACCATTTTGGGACAACAATTTCAG GAGGATAACCTGGCAAATTAGGAGCAGCGCAGATAGCAGTGGATTGGATCCTTCTTCCTCAGGTCGCACTAGAGGTGGAACACGATTACTTAGGGCCATACAAGCTTTGCAAACCAAGATAGTAGCAAGAATTCAAGAGATAAGGAAGAATCTTccaatcaaattattatttttcttggtggGGTTCTATTGTGCCACTGCCTTTGCCACTGTTATTGGTCAAACAGGTGATTGGGATATTCTTTCTGCCGCCTTGGCTGTGGCAGTGGTGGAGGGGATTGGAGCGCTCATGTACAGGGCTTCTTTCCCCTTGTTCAACAATATGAGGAGCCTTATCACCATGTTTAACTATTGGAAGGCTGGGCTATCTCTTGGTCTGTTCTTGGattcatttaaatataaaatagatgaTGTTTTGAATTCCTGTaatcctttttattttgaaatggaTATATTCCCTGTCTTCTTTGGCTGA
- the LOC8284997 gene encoding ycf20-like protein isoform X2, translating to MATVMTYSNHPTTAKLPSRESLRSHTLVVSLTSCSHKPVCAFAHKLYSQSSHVYVAEPFWDNNFRRITWQIRSSADSSGLDPSSSGRTRGGTRLLRAIQALQTKIVARIQEIRKNLPIKLLFFLVGFYCATAFATVIGQTGDWDILSAALAVAVVEGIGALMYRASFPLFNNMRSLITMFNYWKAGLSLGLFLDSFKYKIDDVLNSCNPFYFEMDIFPVFFG from the exons ATGGCAACAGTAATGACATACTCTAACCATCCAACAACTGCTAAGCTTCCATCTAGAGAGTCTCTTAGATCTCACACTCTAGTTGTAAGCTTAACATCGTGCTCTCATAAGCCTGTTTGTGCCTTCGCCCACAAACTCTATTCTCAATCTTCTCACGTCTATGTAGCTGAACCATTTTGGGACAACAATTTCAG GAGGATAACCTGGCAAATTAGGAGCAGCGCAGATAGCAGTGGATTGGATCCTTCTTCCTCAGGTCGCACTAGAGGTGGAACACGATTACTTAGGGCCATACAAGCTTTGCAAACCAAGATAGTAGCAAGAATTCAAGAGATAAGGAAGAATCTTccaatcaaattattatttttcttggtggGGTTCTATTGTGCCACTGCCTTTGCCACTGTTATTGGTCAAACAGGTGATTGGGATATTCTTTCTGCCGCCTTGGCTGTGGCAGTGGTGGAGGGGATTGGAGCGCTCATGTACAGGGCTTCTTTCCCCTTGTTCAACAATATGAGGAGCCTTATCACCATGTTTAACTATTGGAAGGCTGGGCTATCTCTTGGTCTGTTCTTGGattcatttaaatataaaatagatgaTGTTTTGAATTCCTGTaatcctttttattttgaaatggaTATATTCCCTGTCTTCTTTGGCTGA